From a region of the Dunckerocampus dactyliophorus isolate RoL2022-P2 chromosome 20, RoL_Ddac_1.1, whole genome shotgun sequence genome:
- the LOC129173030 gene encoding cyclic AMP-responsive element-binding protein 5-like isoform X1: protein MLTSGNYRKLAYDMNDKQDRPYVCEAPGCSQRFQFEEHLLIHRHKHEMTLRFPAIKTDTTFSDQTPTPTRFLQNCDEVGLFKEIEEEFLQAQEEEKSKQTASHNGPSCMNQHQLKPQLLHQPPPPPHHHHTHSLQHPQSHSPLMGPSCSLAAQQAISSSQSGSVSTQAPSTLSHSGPVPGPPSSSSLLHMRNRHRQPLPASLPGTLPDPAMQGASAQHMSMEKQMSCIMGIPGPINNPSCSSPQRSKQMMGHHYQHHHHQVMVNPTSSMMEMMSHRHQAPPLQHHHHPHHHHHQLTAPPLSYQQRCHPPHPQHLGSPHSHQPHPAHQSPPAHLPQGSPPAPPLSVPAQVRHLVITIQLVEVLHFKEVTRSQVSPLAQQMHSCQSPHSQHAPQPGGSCSRRRRTSEQDPDERRQKFLERNRAAATRCRQKRKLWVSSLEKKAEELTHTNLQLQNEVTSLRSEVGQLKQILLTHKDCPVTARQREAQGYNNAGVSSRGSPTPVDSRCHLQAIQHNSITTSSVGANKRPGR from the exons ATGTTGACATCCGGCAACTACAGGAA GCTTGCGTATGACATGAATGACAAACAGGACAGGCCTTATGTGTGCGAGGCCCCTGGCTGCTCTCAG CGCTTCCAGTTTGAGGAGCACCTACTCATCCACAGACACAAACATGAGATGACCCTCAGGTTCCCCGCCATCAAGACGGACACCACGTTTAGCG ACCAGACGCCGACACCCACCCGATTTTTGCAGAACTGTGACGAAGTCGGCCTGTTCAAGGAGATTGAGGAAGAGTTTCTGCAGGCGCAGGAAGAGGAGAAGAGCAAACAG ACGGCGTCGCATAATGGGCCTTCTTGTATGAATCAGCACCAGCTCAAACCCCAGCTGCTTCACCAGCCGCCACCGCCGCCGCATCATCACCACACTCATTCCCTGCAGCACCCCCAGTCCCATAGCCCCTTGATGGGCCCGAGCTGCAGCCTGGCTGCCCAGCAAGCCATATCCTCCTCACAGTCTGGGTCAGTCAGCACCCAGGCACCATCTACGCTCTCACACTCAGG GCCTGTTCCTGGCCccccgtcctcctcctccctcctccacaTGCGCAACAGACACCGTCAACCGCTGCCAGCCTCCCTACCGGGCACCCTGCCCGACCCCGCCATGCAAGGGGCATCTGCTCAGCACATGTCT ATGGAGAAGCAGATGTCTTGTATAATGGGTATACCAGGCCCCATAAACAACCCGTCCTGTTCTTCACCTCAG AGGTCCAAGCAGATGATGGGCCATCATTACCAACACCATCACCATCAAGTCATGGTCAACCCGACAAGCTCCATGATGGAGATGATGTCACATCGTCACCAGGCTCCTCCACTACAACACCACCATCAcccccatcatcatcatcaccagctTACTGCTCCACCCCTCAGCTACCAGCAGCGATGCCATCCCCCCCATCCACAGCACCTTGGCAGcccccacagccaccagcctcaTCCGGCTCACCAATCACCTCCCGCCCACCTCCCCCAAGGGTCACCGCCTGCGCCTCCCTTGTCGGTGCCCGCACAGGTACGACACCTCGTCATCACCATCCAGCTTGTTGAAGTCCTTCATTTTAAAGAAGTTACGCGTTCACAGGTGTCGCCCCTTGCACAGCAGATGCACTCCTGTCAGTCGCCACACTCCCAGCATGCGCCGCAGCCGGGCGGAAGCTGCAGCCGTCGCAGGAGGACATCGGAGCAGGACCCCGACGAGCGCAGGCAGAAGTTTCTGGAACGCAACCGGGCGGCTGCCACGCGCTGCAGGCAGAAGAGGAAATTGTGGGTGTCGTCGCTGGAGAAGAAAGCCGAGGAGCTGACGCACACCAACCTCCAGCTGCAG AACGAGGTAACGTCGTTGAGGTCGGAGGTGGGTCAGCTGAAGCAGATTCTGCTCACCCACAAGGACTGTCCTGTCACAGCCAGACAGAGAGAAGCACAGGGGTACAATA ATGCAGGGGTGAGCTCGAGAGGAAGTCCCACCCCTGTAGATTCTAGGTGTCACCTGCAGGCCATCCAACACAACAGCATCACCACGTCCTCGGTGGGAGCCAACAAACGGCCTGGACGCTAG
- the LOC129173030 gene encoding cyclic AMP-responsive element-binding protein 5-like isoform X3: MLTSGNYRKLAYDMNDKQDRPYVCEAPGCSQRFQFEEHLLIHRHKHEMTLRFPAIKTDTTFSDQTPTPTRFLQNCDEVGLFKEIEEEFLQAQEEEKSKQTASHNGPSCMNQHQLKPQLLHQPPPPPHHHHTHSLQHPQSHSPLMGPSCSLAAQQAISSSQSGSVSTQAPSTLSHSGPVPGPPSSSSLLHMRNRHRQPLPASLPGTLPDPAMQGASAQHMSMEKQMSCIMGIPGPINNPSCSSPQRSKQMMGHHYQHHHHQVMVNPTSSMMEMMSHRHQAPPLQHHHHPHHHHHQLTAPPLSYQQRCHPPHPQHLGSPHSHQPHPAHQSPPAHLPQGSPPAPPLSVPAQVSPLAQQMHSCQSPHSQHAPQPGGSCSRRRRTSEQDPDERRQKFLERNRAAATRCRQKRKLWVSSLEKKAEELTHTNLQLQNEVTSLRSEVGQLKQILLTHKDCPVTARQREAQGYNRVSSRGSPTPVDSRCHLQAIQHNSITTSSVGANKRPGR, from the exons ATGTTGACATCCGGCAACTACAGGAA GCTTGCGTATGACATGAATGACAAACAGGACAGGCCTTATGTGTGCGAGGCCCCTGGCTGCTCTCAG CGCTTCCAGTTTGAGGAGCACCTACTCATCCACAGACACAAACATGAGATGACCCTCAGGTTCCCCGCCATCAAGACGGACACCACGTTTAGCG ACCAGACGCCGACACCCACCCGATTTTTGCAGAACTGTGACGAAGTCGGCCTGTTCAAGGAGATTGAGGAAGAGTTTCTGCAGGCGCAGGAAGAGGAGAAGAGCAAACAG ACGGCGTCGCATAATGGGCCTTCTTGTATGAATCAGCACCAGCTCAAACCCCAGCTGCTTCACCAGCCGCCACCGCCGCCGCATCATCACCACACTCATTCCCTGCAGCACCCCCAGTCCCATAGCCCCTTGATGGGCCCGAGCTGCAGCCTGGCTGCCCAGCAAGCCATATCCTCCTCACAGTCTGGGTCAGTCAGCACCCAGGCACCATCTACGCTCTCACACTCAGG GCCTGTTCCTGGCCccccgtcctcctcctccctcctccacaTGCGCAACAGACACCGTCAACCGCTGCCAGCCTCCCTACCGGGCACCCTGCCCGACCCCGCCATGCAAGGGGCATCTGCTCAGCACATGTCT ATGGAGAAGCAGATGTCTTGTATAATGGGTATACCAGGCCCCATAAACAACCCGTCCTGTTCTTCACCTCAG AGGTCCAAGCAGATGATGGGCCATCATTACCAACACCATCACCATCAAGTCATGGTCAACCCGACAAGCTCCATGATGGAGATGATGTCACATCGTCACCAGGCTCCTCCACTACAACACCACCATCAcccccatcatcatcatcaccagctTACTGCTCCACCCCTCAGCTACCAGCAGCGATGCCATCCCCCCCATCCACAGCACCTTGGCAGcccccacagccaccagcctcaTCCGGCTCACCAATCACCTCCCGCCCACCTCCCCCAAGGGTCACCGCCTGCGCCTCCCTTGTCGGTGCCCGCACAG GTGTCGCCCCTTGCACAGCAGATGCACTCCTGTCAGTCGCCACACTCCCAGCATGCGCCGCAGCCGGGCGGAAGCTGCAGCCGTCGCAGGAGGACATCGGAGCAGGACCCCGACGAGCGCAGGCAGAAGTTTCTGGAACGCAACCGGGCGGCTGCCACGCGCTGCAGGCAGAAGAGGAAATTGTGGGTGTCGTCGCTGGAGAAGAAAGCCGAGGAGCTGACGCACACCAACCTCCAGCTGCAG AACGAGGTAACGTCGTTGAGGTCGGAGGTGGGTCAGCTGAAGCAGATTCTGCTCACCCACAAGGACTGTCCTGTCACAGCCAGACAGAGAGAAGCACAGGGGTACAATA GGGTGAGCTCGAGAGGAAGTCCCACCCCTGTAGATTCTAGGTGTCACCTGCAGGCCATCCAACACAACAGCATCACCACGTCCTCGGTGGGAGCCAACAAACGGCCTGGACGCTAG
- the LOC129173030 gene encoding cyclic AMP-responsive element-binding protein 5-like isoform X2 produces the protein MLTSGNYRKLAYDMNDKQDRPYVCEAPGCSQRFQFEEHLLIHRHKHEMTLRFPAIKTDTTFSDQTPTPTRFLQNCDEVGLFKEIEEEFLQAQEEEKSKQTASHNGPSCMNQHQLKPQLLHQPPPPPHHHHTHSLQHPQSHSPLMGPSCSLAAQQAISSSQSGSVSTQAPSTLSHSGPVPGPPSSSSLLHMRNRHRQPLPASLPGTLPDPAMQGASAQHMSMEKQMSCIMGIPGPINNPSCSSPQRSKQMMGHHYQHHHHQVMVNPTSSMMEMMSHRHQAPPLQHHHHPHHHHHQLTAPPLSYQQRCHPPHPQHLGSPHSHQPHPAHQSPPAHLPQGSPPAPPLSVPAQVSPLAQQMHSCQSPHSQHAPQPGGSCSRRRRTSEQDPDERRQKFLERNRAAATRCRQKRKLWVSSLEKKAEELTHTNLQLQNEVTSLRSEVGQLKQILLTHKDCPVTARQREAQGYNNAGVSSRGSPTPVDSRCHLQAIQHNSITTSSVGANKRPGR, from the exons ATGTTGACATCCGGCAACTACAGGAA GCTTGCGTATGACATGAATGACAAACAGGACAGGCCTTATGTGTGCGAGGCCCCTGGCTGCTCTCAG CGCTTCCAGTTTGAGGAGCACCTACTCATCCACAGACACAAACATGAGATGACCCTCAGGTTCCCCGCCATCAAGACGGACACCACGTTTAGCG ACCAGACGCCGACACCCACCCGATTTTTGCAGAACTGTGACGAAGTCGGCCTGTTCAAGGAGATTGAGGAAGAGTTTCTGCAGGCGCAGGAAGAGGAGAAGAGCAAACAG ACGGCGTCGCATAATGGGCCTTCTTGTATGAATCAGCACCAGCTCAAACCCCAGCTGCTTCACCAGCCGCCACCGCCGCCGCATCATCACCACACTCATTCCCTGCAGCACCCCCAGTCCCATAGCCCCTTGATGGGCCCGAGCTGCAGCCTGGCTGCCCAGCAAGCCATATCCTCCTCACAGTCTGGGTCAGTCAGCACCCAGGCACCATCTACGCTCTCACACTCAGG GCCTGTTCCTGGCCccccgtcctcctcctccctcctccacaTGCGCAACAGACACCGTCAACCGCTGCCAGCCTCCCTACCGGGCACCCTGCCCGACCCCGCCATGCAAGGGGCATCTGCTCAGCACATGTCT ATGGAGAAGCAGATGTCTTGTATAATGGGTATACCAGGCCCCATAAACAACCCGTCCTGTTCTTCACCTCAG AGGTCCAAGCAGATGATGGGCCATCATTACCAACACCATCACCATCAAGTCATGGTCAACCCGACAAGCTCCATGATGGAGATGATGTCACATCGTCACCAGGCTCCTCCACTACAACACCACCATCAcccccatcatcatcatcaccagctTACTGCTCCACCCCTCAGCTACCAGCAGCGATGCCATCCCCCCCATCCACAGCACCTTGGCAGcccccacagccaccagcctcaTCCGGCTCACCAATCACCTCCCGCCCACCTCCCCCAAGGGTCACCGCCTGCGCCTCCCTTGTCGGTGCCCGCACAG GTGTCGCCCCTTGCACAGCAGATGCACTCCTGTCAGTCGCCACACTCCCAGCATGCGCCGCAGCCGGGCGGAAGCTGCAGCCGTCGCAGGAGGACATCGGAGCAGGACCCCGACGAGCGCAGGCAGAAGTTTCTGGAACGCAACCGGGCGGCTGCCACGCGCTGCAGGCAGAAGAGGAAATTGTGGGTGTCGTCGCTGGAGAAGAAAGCCGAGGAGCTGACGCACACCAACCTCCAGCTGCAG AACGAGGTAACGTCGTTGAGGTCGGAGGTGGGTCAGCTGAAGCAGATTCTGCTCACCCACAAGGACTGTCCTGTCACAGCCAGACAGAGAGAAGCACAGGGGTACAATA ATGCAGGGGTGAGCTCGAGAGGAAGTCCCACCCCTGTAGATTCTAGGTGTCACCTGCAGGCCATCCAACACAACAGCATCACCACGTCCTCGGTGGGAGCCAACAAACGGCCTGGACGCTAG
- the LOC129173030 gene encoding cyclic AMP-responsive element-binding protein 5-like isoform X4, which translates to MNDKQDRPYVCEAPGCSQRFQFEEHLLIHRHKHEMTLRFPAIKTDTTFSDQTPTPTRFLQNCDEVGLFKEIEEEFLQAQEEEKSKQTASHNGPSCMNQHQLKPQLLHQPPPPPHHHHTHSLQHPQSHSPLMGPSCSLAAQQAISSSQSGSVSTQAPSTLSHSGPVPGPPSSSSLLHMRNRHRQPLPASLPGTLPDPAMQGASAQHMSMEKQMSCIMGIPGPINNPSCSSPQRSKQMMGHHYQHHHHQVMVNPTSSMMEMMSHRHQAPPLQHHHHPHHHHHQLTAPPLSYQQRCHPPHPQHLGSPHSHQPHPAHQSPPAHLPQGSPPAPPLSVPAQVSPLAQQMHSCQSPHSQHAPQPGGSCSRRRRTSEQDPDERRQKFLERNRAAATRCRQKRKLWVSSLEKKAEELTHTNLQLQNEVTSLRSEVGQLKQILLTHKDCPVTARQREAQGYNNAGVSSRGSPTPVDSRCHLQAIQHNSITTSSVGANKRPGR; encoded by the exons ATGAATGACAAACAGGACAGGCCTTATGTGTGCGAGGCCCCTGGCTGCTCTCAG CGCTTCCAGTTTGAGGAGCACCTACTCATCCACAGACACAAACATGAGATGACCCTCAGGTTCCCCGCCATCAAGACGGACACCACGTTTAGCG ACCAGACGCCGACACCCACCCGATTTTTGCAGAACTGTGACGAAGTCGGCCTGTTCAAGGAGATTGAGGAAGAGTTTCTGCAGGCGCAGGAAGAGGAGAAGAGCAAACAG ACGGCGTCGCATAATGGGCCTTCTTGTATGAATCAGCACCAGCTCAAACCCCAGCTGCTTCACCAGCCGCCACCGCCGCCGCATCATCACCACACTCATTCCCTGCAGCACCCCCAGTCCCATAGCCCCTTGATGGGCCCGAGCTGCAGCCTGGCTGCCCAGCAAGCCATATCCTCCTCACAGTCTGGGTCAGTCAGCACCCAGGCACCATCTACGCTCTCACACTCAGG GCCTGTTCCTGGCCccccgtcctcctcctccctcctccacaTGCGCAACAGACACCGTCAACCGCTGCCAGCCTCCCTACCGGGCACCCTGCCCGACCCCGCCATGCAAGGGGCATCTGCTCAGCACATGTCT ATGGAGAAGCAGATGTCTTGTATAATGGGTATACCAGGCCCCATAAACAACCCGTCCTGTTCTTCACCTCAG AGGTCCAAGCAGATGATGGGCCATCATTACCAACACCATCACCATCAAGTCATGGTCAACCCGACAAGCTCCATGATGGAGATGATGTCACATCGTCACCAGGCTCCTCCACTACAACACCACCATCAcccccatcatcatcatcaccagctTACTGCTCCACCCCTCAGCTACCAGCAGCGATGCCATCCCCCCCATCCACAGCACCTTGGCAGcccccacagccaccagcctcaTCCGGCTCACCAATCACCTCCCGCCCACCTCCCCCAAGGGTCACCGCCTGCGCCTCCCTTGTCGGTGCCCGCACAG GTGTCGCCCCTTGCACAGCAGATGCACTCCTGTCAGTCGCCACACTCCCAGCATGCGCCGCAGCCGGGCGGAAGCTGCAGCCGTCGCAGGAGGACATCGGAGCAGGACCCCGACGAGCGCAGGCAGAAGTTTCTGGAACGCAACCGGGCGGCTGCCACGCGCTGCAGGCAGAAGAGGAAATTGTGGGTGTCGTCGCTGGAGAAGAAAGCCGAGGAGCTGACGCACACCAACCTCCAGCTGCAG AACGAGGTAACGTCGTTGAGGTCGGAGGTGGGTCAGCTGAAGCAGATTCTGCTCACCCACAAGGACTGTCCTGTCACAGCCAGACAGAGAGAAGCACAGGGGTACAATA ATGCAGGGGTGAGCTCGAGAGGAAGTCCCACCCCTGTAGATTCTAGGTGTCACCTGCAGGCCATCCAACACAACAGCATCACCACGTCCTCGGTGGGAGCCAACAAACGGCCTGGACGCTAG